Part of the Mesotoga sp. UBA6090 genome is shown below.
TGGGGTTTCTGAGGCGATCAACAGTATTCTCAAGATCCGGGGTGAGGAATAGTGGTCCTGATACTTTTTTCAGCCGTACTTACGGCGCTCGCAATGCCAGGGATGCTCTGGGGGTACCTGATCTGGGTTGCATTGATTCCATTCTTCATAGCGATGAAGGAAGTAACGCCTCTGAAGGGGGCTTTAAGGGCCTTTGTATGGGGCTTAGTGTATCTACTTATCACACACTACTGGGAACTGCCCGTTCTCGCAGTGAACGTTCCCGAGGTCTTGAATTCATTTCCTAATTTCATCGGAATAGTCGTATACTTTTTGATGGGCCCTGTAATTGCCATTCCCTTCCTGGCTTTTGGTTTTGTTTACGGTCTATACCAGAGGTTCTTCGACAGATATCCCGTTCTTCTTGGCCTCTTTGCTGCTTCATTCTTCACAGTTGTGGAATACCTGCGGGAGATCGGTCCGCTGGGATTTACCAATGGAAGACTATCCGACGCTCTTCTCAATGGTCAGCAGGGAATTTCTCAGTTACTCGCTTTCGGTGGTCCGCTTTTATTGGTCTTCATAATCGTTTTCGTCAACCACTATTTGTCACATCTGTATCTGGAAAGAACGAGAGATAGAGCCGTTCTGATCATAGTATCTGTCGCATTAATTGCTCTTGTTAATTCCATAATGAGCAGTTTCATTCCGATTCCTCATTCATCCAATAAGTATGAGAGCACAATTTATGCCCTTCAGACAAACATTTCCATGCAGATGAAGTATTACCAGCCGCCTGAAGAGACTCTCAGGATTGTATCCAGAGCATTGAGAGAAATACCTGAGGGTTCTTTAGTCGTTTTGCCTGAGGCGACCTTCATGAGCGATATAAGAAGCAGTTCGACCGGAAGCCAATTGGAGGAGATCGCTAGAGAGAGGGATCTGAAGATCCTAGTCGGCTTCCCAACATATAACGACTACAACTTCAATCAGGTAAGATTAGTCAACAGCGAGGGCTTTTCTGAGGAGTTCTACGCGAAAGTTCAGTTAACTCCGTTTGTTGAATTTCTTCCCTGGCCCAGGGTCTTCGGAGTGTTCAGTTTCTTGAAATTTCTTGACTACTTCGATCCGGGCGAGGAATATACGATTTTTTCTGTGGACGAACACAGAATTGGTGCTCAAATCTGCTTCGACTCCCTTTACAGCAACGTTGCCAGAAGACTTACTCAAAACGGAGCAAATGTAATAGTTACAGCAACTAACGATGGTTGGTTCGACATCTCGACTGCTCTCCAACAACATCTTTCAAAAAGCATTGCAAGGGCGATTGAAAACCGGCGATATGTAATTCAAGTATCTAACTCGGGAATCTCCGCGGTAATCGATCCATATGGAAGAATAGTTAAACGTTTGCCGTCATCTAAGGAACTCTCAGCTGAATATGTAATTGGTGAATTCCAGTATCTTCCAAGGGTGACCACTACCCCTTACACTAGATTCGGGAACTGGTTTTTCTGGTTCTCTCTTCTCCTAGGAATAGCTTTGATAATACTTGGAGGTGTTGTTCTTTGAATTACACTGAAAACGCAAAGAAGATCCTCGAAAGCTTCAACAGAGTGATAGTCGTAGGCTTTTCAAAGAATGCCGAAAAGGCAGCCAACTACGTTCCGACTTATCTGATCGAAAAAGGCTATCGCGTCGTGCCCGTAAACCCAAGTATGGAAGAGTACAGCGGTCTCAAAGCATACCCAGACCTCGAAGCAGTG
Proteins encoded:
- the lnt gene encoding apolipoprotein N-acyltransferase, translated to MVLILFSAVLTALAMPGMLWGYLIWVALIPFFIAMKEVTPLKGALRAFVWGLVYLLITHYWELPVLAVNVPEVLNSFPNFIGIVVYFLMGPVIAIPFLAFGFVYGLYQRFFDRYPVLLGLFAASFFTVVEYLREIGPLGFTNGRLSDALLNGQQGISQLLAFGGPLLLVFIIVFVNHYLSHLYLERTRDRAVLIIVSVALIALVNSIMSSFIPIPHSSNKYESTIYALQTNISMQMKYYQPPEETLRIVSRALREIPEGSLVVLPEATFMSDIRSSSTGSQLEEIARERDLKILVGFPTYNDYNFNQVRLVNSEGFSEEFYAKVQLTPFVEFLPWPRVFGVFSFLKFLDYFDPGEEYTIFSVDEHRIGAQICFDSLYSNVARRLTQNGANVIVTATNDGWFDISTALQQHLSKSIARAIENRRYVIQVSNSGISAVIDPYGRIVKRLPSSKELSAEYVIGEFQYLPRVTTTPYTRFGNWFFWFSLLLGIALIILGGVVL